Within the Rickettsia rickettsii genome, the region AAAATCTGAGATAGACGAACTCCTTAACGTTACGAAAGCAATAGAGGGGCATACTATCTGTGCTTTAGGTGATGCGGCAGCTTGGCCGATTCAAGGGCTGATACGCCATTTTAGAAGCGAGATTGAGGCAAGGATAAAGAGTTATAGTGTGGTTTGACTTTTTATCGTCATTGCGAGGAGATATTGCCTGCGTGGATACTAAGCCGTCATTGCGAGCGGCTGAAAGGAGAAAGGAACGTGGTAATCTCATGAAATAATAACAAACTCCTGAGATTGCTTCGTCAATTACTTTGTAATTTCCTTGCAATGACGATTCCAATTTATAAATAATTAAGAGATTATGCAAACAGATAATACAAAATCAAACACTAATAAAACAGCTAAGCAAGAGTGGGGGTCTTTTGCTTTTGTAATATGTATCGCTTTACTTATTAGAATACTTATTATGGAGCCGTTTACCGTTCCAACCGGGTCTATGAAAGCAACCATACTTGAGAATGACTATATATTTTCTACGAAATATAGTTATGGTTATAGTAATTATTCTTTATCTTTTTTTGATTTTATTCCTCTTTTTAAAGGGCGAATATTTGCTCGTGAACCGGATCGTGGCGATATTGTAGTTTTTCGTCCGCCTAACGATATGAGTGTTAGATATATAAAGCGTTTAATAGGGCTACCCGGCGATAAAATTCAATTGATTGATGATGTAATATATATTAACGACAAAAAAATAGAACGCACGGAAGTTGGAACTTATATAAGCGAAGAGGGAATAAAATATTTAAAGTTTAAAGAAACACTGCCAAACGGTAGAACATATTTTTCTTATAAGCTTGCTCCTATTTATGGCGTTATATATAATGATAGATACGGTAATACGGATGTTTTTTATGTACCTGAAGGGAAATATTTCTTTTTAGGGGATAATAGAGATCAGTCAAATGATAGTAGAGTAAATCTTGGATTTGTACCGTTTGAAAATTTTATTGCTAAAGCACAATTTATTTGGTTCTCAACAAAAATAACTTGGTGGGATAATGATATAGGAGTTATTAATCTAGTACTAAAGTTAAAGCCATGGGTTGAATCTGTGAGGTTAAATCGAATTTTCAGAAATCTTTATAACACGGATGCGTAATGGAATCATTTGAGAAGTTAGAAAAGCTACTTAGCTATAGTTTCAAAAATAAAGAGCTTTTAATAGAGGCGTTAAGTCACCCGTCTTTAAGGCAACATCACGAGTACAAGGATGATAAAGATTATGAACGATTAGAATTTCTAGGTGATGCCGTATTAAATTTAGTAATCACAGAAATTTTATTTAGAAATTTTGCAAATTATAATGAGGGGAATTTAGCTAAAATTAGATCCTATTTGGTTTGCAAAGAAACAATATGCATGGTTGGAGCTAAACTTACTTTAAAAAATTATATAATTATGACTCATGGCGAAGAAGTAGCAGGCGGGCGTGATAATCTTAATAATATAGAAAATGCCACGGAAGCTTTAATTGCAGCTATATATCTTGATAGCAATATTGAAACAACCCATGATATTATCGAGAAGTTATGGGCAGAATTTATAAAAGTTCAGAATTTAACGGATTATGACCCAAAAACTGCTTTACAAGAATGGGCTCAAGCTAGTGATCATCACCTACCTATATATCGTCTGATAAAAAGAGAAGGAGCCTCCCATTCATCGACTTTTACAGTTCTTGTAAAAGTAAAAGATTATGAACAAACAGGCACTGGTCACGCAATAAAAGAAGCAGAGAAAAACGCAGCACGCAGCTTATTGCATAGACTTAAAAATGACTAATAGACATCTTGCCAAATTCGCTTATAGAGAGGAATTTAA harbors:
- the lepB gene encoding signal peptidase I, encoding MQTDNTKSNTNKTAKQEWGSFAFVICIALLIRILIMEPFTVPTGSMKATILENDYIFSTKYSYGYSNYSLSFFDFIPLFKGRIFAREPDRGDIVVFRPPNDMSVRYIKRLIGLPGDKIQLIDDVIYINDKKIERTEVGTYISEEGIKYLKFKETLPNGRTYFSYKLAPIYGVIYNDRYGNTDVFYVPEGKYFFLGDNRDQSNDSRVNLGFVPFENFIAKAQFIWFSTKITWWDNDIGVINLVLKLKPWVESVRLNRIFRNLYNTDA
- the rnc gene encoding ribonuclease III; this translates as MESFEKLEKLLSYSFKNKELLIEALSHPSLRQHHEYKDDKDYERLEFLGDAVLNLVITEILFRNFANYNEGNLAKIRSYLVCKETICMVGAKLTLKNYIIMTHGEEVAGGRDNLNNIENATEALIAAIYLDSNIETTHDIIEKLWAEFIKVQNLTDYDPKTALQEWAQASDHHLPIYRLIKREGASHSSTFTVLVKVKDYEQTGTGHAIKEAEKNAARSLLHRLKND